Within Chitinispirillum alkaliphilum, the genomic segment TATGGCCTTTGCAAGTTCAGCCTCGGCAGCAACACGTTTTGATTCCAGAAGAGCAGATTGCTGTTGCTCTGGAAGGAGCTGGAAATACTCCTCAACTTCAGCCTGAGCTCTTTCGATATGGGGAGCAGCCTGCTCCATCGCTGCTGCCAGTCTCTCCTCCATCGTACTCCTTGCACTTTCCATATCGGTTGCATCCTGAGCCATTACAACAGAAAACACTCCGGCGATAAGAATTGTGGCAAACCTTTTCATAAAACCCTCCTTTTAAGTGAAAAAAAGATGAACATCTGTTTTGCTCTGCACTTTAATACAAACAACCATTGTGCCAAACAACATATCTTCTTTAATGATAACCTCTTACGCTTTTTCGTCGTTAACTTTAGCAAGAGCCGCTGTGGGGTTGAACAACCCCATCAAAATACACCGTATATGCGTAAACACCTCCTAACCCTTTGATACACAAAAAATTATGCCTTGTGGGGTTGTTTCACCCCTGCTGTGTACACTCAACCCTTAAGCCTGCAGGACACATAAACAGTTTAAAACAGCTACTTATGGGTAATTTCAATTATGATTGATTTGCACCCGTGAATTGATATCCGGCTTAACAGGAAGAGAACTCCCGGGCTTCACACCTGTCGTATATACCTGGCCAGGGCAGAGGGAGATCCAAAAACTGTCATGGAAGTAACAAAAAAGGGGGAAAGCTTGAATGCCTCCCCCTGAGTGTATTTTCTGCTGATTTTGTGTTAATCAACTGATGGTATTTCCGGCAGATCCAAGTCATCGGTTGAGTTTATCTCTCTTATTCTTTGCTGAATCTCCCTGAGTTCCTCGACCTTGGTGTTGAATCTTTCCCGAACTACTTCTGTCTGAGCCGCGATTTCCACATTATGCCCGGTAAGCACCTCTATGGCCTTTGCAAGTTCAGCCTCGGCAGCAACACGTTTCGATTCCAGAAGAGCAGACTGCTGTTGCTCTGTAAGAAGCTGAAAATACTCCTCAACTTCAGTTTGAGCTCTTTCGATGTGGGGAGCAGCCTGTTCCATTGCAACAAACAGCTTCTCCTCCATCAATTCCCTTGCGTTTTCCACATCCATTGCATCCTGCGCCATTACAAAGGAAACCGCTCCGGCTATAAGTATTGTGATAAACCTTTTCATAAAGCCCTCCTTTTTAAGGTGAAAAATAGTTGTGATCTTCTGTTCAGGCCTGTTGTTCTGCATACTCTAACAAACAAAGTGCATGCCAACCACCATAACTCGTGCAACAGCAATCTCTTGGGCGTTTTTTTACATGTCTTAAAACAAATCTGTCGTGTGGTTAAAAGACCTCACAATCCTCTTACTACTATACTCGACATGAATATAACATGCTGTATTTGAAAGATTTACCGCAGGTGCAGCTCAGCCGGGGTCAAATAACCCTACACCCCAAAAAAAAGGACAACACACCATTTATAACCACCTTAAAGCGGAAAAACGAATGCTGACAGATGTGTTATAACAAAATAGTGGAAGCAACAAAACTACGGAGTGCAGAAAAATGCAGGTAACATGGAAAGCCGTCAAAGCATATGATGAATATGGCAGATATGTATTATGGGAAGGTGTGCAGGCACATCGTTTCTCAAGAAGCCGTTTTGTTCTTGAAAAAAGATCACGCGATATTAATGATTTGGTCAGAATGGCTTACGAAGAAAAATAACGTCCAAGATCATGAGCCTAAACCCGGTTACTTGAGAACCGGGCGGATCTGGGGTCATACTCATTTCCCTGCTCTTCGGAAAGCATTCCATACAGATACGGCTTTCTTCCCCTTATCCATCGCCGTCCGGTACACATTTGCAGCAGCTCAGATTTCAGATCAGCCACGACCATACAATCCTGAGCCTTCCAGGTCTCGGCCAGAACCCGTCCATAGGGATCCAGAATCATTGCATTTCCGGTTCTCACTTCATCATCATCCAAACCTACCCCATTGCTGAAAACTAAAAACATTCCGTTATCATGAGCTCTTGAAGGCAACCATCTCATAAGCCATCCCCGCCCCTTGTGACCCTTAAACTCTTCTTCAATTGCATCAGGGTTTTTCTCCCTTTCATGCCAGAGTTTTGGATCAATCACCCCCATAGCCTGGGGGCTTCGCGAATCGCAGCCACCTGTCTGGTGGGGTGCAATTAATACTTCAACACCCTTTAATGCATTGATACGAACATTCTCTATTATGTTGTTATCATAACAGGTAGGAATTCCGGCGCGGCATCCGTGAGGCGTATCGAAAACCGTATAGTTCTCACCACTGTGCATATGCTCACTTATAAAACAGTGCAGTTTTCTGTGACAGGCATAATCGCCGTTTGACATAGCTACAATATATGAGTTATACAGTTTACCATTATCACCCCTTTCAATTAAACCTGCCCCAACAGTTAAACCATACTCTTTAGATAACGAGAGTAGTTTCTCTGTGGAAGGGCCTTGCGGTACAGGCTCCGCAATATTCTCTATTTGAGGTTTGGTTAATTTCCTGACGTGCCAGTATCCGGTTATACACATCTCCGGAAATATTACCATTTCGACATTTTGGGCAGCTGCCTGTTTCAGAAATTTTTCTATCAGTTTGAGATTTTCCGCTTTATTGCCAGGGGTATGACAGAACTGTACAGATCCAACTTTTATATCTCTCATATTTAACTCCGTGCTGTGACAGGCAATACTTTTGGGGCTTGATTCCAATCTTTCGCGCTGTTGCCAACAATAAAATTCCGGGTGATTTTTTTGCCCTTATACCCCGTTCTGTACTCCAAAAACAGCTTAAAAATTTGCTTGTTTCTATTCTGATGACAACTGTTGAATTGAGAACGGCTGGTGAGTTCCACTCTCTCAGGGTATATACTTATTAACTTATGTTTACCCCGTGTAAGAGTCAAGCAAAAAGAAATTATCTGCAAAGCAGTGGTGAGAAAAACGCATAGGTCGGACCACTCAATGTCTTACTATCACTGGCGTATGGGCAACCCCAGAAACGTTGTAACCTTTTGTTCTCTGACATTTTCCGTAATAGAGTATCTCCCATTCCAAAAAATAATGGAGGGGAGAAATCAGCTTTCTCTCCTCCAGTGCAATCCCCCTCTTGTACTTTTCTTAAGGCCTGGCGACCATAGTTGACATACTTATAGATCTGCTCTCGTTTTCCGGCCAAAACACTGTAAGTTCAATTCTTCTCATATCACCATCATCGGTAACCGTCCAGCTTCTTATAAATCTCTGATCCTGCATGTCTGATCCGCTTACGATTTCATTGAAATCTGCTCTGCGCATCTGCTCGAGAAGCTGATTGCCTGATGCCGTTGCTGCGGATATATCCTTTGCTGCAACATTTTTACCTATAAGATTTACGACACAGAAATTCAAGCCCACCACTAAGAGTGCCAGTATAAACATCGAAATGATAACTTCCACAAGTGAGCTTCCGCTGCAGTTTGATATTTTCATTTTTAATCCTCCTTGTTGCACTCCCTTTTTGTTTCTAATCAAATGTTACCCGTTTAAACCTTAAAAAAACGGAACTCTGATTTCCGAAGATGCCTTTTAAGGAAACTTTTTCAGATAGTACGATCTGTCCCCAATGAGGATAATAAAAACTATGCTTGTTTCTTCTGAATGTATTTGCATACCTGCTACTCAAATCCTGCATTTTCTTATAATCAGGAGAGAAGGGTTTGAAGCAAATCAGGGTGAGAGGAGAAATATTCTCTGGCTTTCATAAATAGGGGTTCATTAAGTTGACACGGGGATGTATCGGAGAACTGGTTTTCATAAAAAAACAGGGCATTGGAATAGAGATGGAAAAGGTGCAGTACTGATTTGGCTCCGCAGCCCCAAAGATTTCTAAGCTGCCGATCGGTTATACCAATGTAATCAGCCCATTCTGTAACTGAATGCGGTGCTTTCTCAAAAAGGATTTTTGTTGCCAGACTCAGTGTTGTCCAGTTCTTCTCATCATAACTCTTGTTCAGTATACCCATCAGAGCCCAGTGGTTGACGGTTTTAAGAAAGTGTGAAGTGTCAAAGGGACTTTTCTTTTCTATAACCGCCCTTGCTCCCAAAAAAACCGATT encodes:
- a CDS encoding acyltransferase; translation: MRDIKVGSVQFCHTPGNKAENLKLIEKFLKQAAAQNVEMVIFPEMCITGYWHVRKLTKPQIENIAEPVPQGPSTEKLLSLSKEYGLTVGAGLIERGDNGKLYNSYIVAMSNGDYACHRKLHCFISEHMHSGENYTVFDTPHGCRAGIPTCYDNNIIENVRINALKGVEVLIAPHQTGGCDSRSPQAMGVIDPKLWHEREKNPDAIEEEFKGHKGRGWLMRWLPSRAHDNGMFLVFSNGVGLDDDEVRTGNAMILDPYGRVLAETWKAQDCMVVADLKSELLQMCTGRRWIRGRKPYLYGMLSEEQGNEYDPRSARFSSNRV